A single Brachionichthys hirsutus isolate HB-005 chromosome 17, CSIRO-AGI_Bhir_v1, whole genome shotgun sequence DNA region contains:
- the wdr17 gene encoding WD repeat-containing protein 17, with protein sequence MAKVKQVGLLAAGCQPWNKDVCAASGDRFAYCATLAIYIYQLDQQYNEFKLMSIMSEHKKTITAISWCPDDPDLFASASADNLLIIWNVAEQKAAARLDNTKGVPTSVSWCWNSADGVAFVSQRGPLYIWVYGGPDPGVTVHKEAHSFLSDICLFRWHPNKKGKLVFGHTDGSLSIFQPGSKSQKHVLRPESLEGTDEEDPVSALEWDLLSTDYLLVSNLHNGIRLVDSEALACITSFCFPSAAASVQCLAWVPSAPGMFITGDSQVGVLRMWNVSRSTPLDSFKLKKTGFHALHVLSSSPTKKAQSSCSPSKCHHTSSTSEAVPPPILSQNQSFSLPPGHAVCCFMDGGVGLYDMGAKKWDFLRDLGHVETIFDCKFKPDDPNLLATASFDGTIKIWDTNTLTAVNTSPGNEGVVYSLCWAPGDLNCIAGATSRNGAFIWDVRKGKIITRFNEHGKNGIFCISWSHKDMKRIATCSGDGFCIIRTIDGKVLHKYRHPAAVFGCDWSQNNKDMIATGCEDKNVRVYYLATSSDQPLKVFTGHLAKVFHVRWSPLREGILCSGSDDGTVRIWDYTQDACINVLRGHKAPVRGLMWNTEVPYLLISGSWDYTIRVWDTRDGTCLDTVYDHGADVYGLTCHQSRPFTMASCSRDSTVRLWSLTPLISPLLLNILTDQPWEKIIGNTDTAMVPGSPPLLCGKVSRDIKQELDKLSVDIRAKKLRCFSECFSPPGGSSNLWDLVSVINGQDDSLLPASYSKGVMHMKHLLKFKTSEAQELTIVKMSKFGGGIGAPSKEERLKEAADIHLRLGQIQRYCELMVELGQWEKALSVAPGVSMRYWKKLMQRRADQLMAEDNDDTIPYCVAIGDIKKLVTFFTGRGQLLEALIIAQGASEGNIREPQSSPVNHVTNDVDNRQQYQSLLHNVCGELAERYFQDRCSVLAACCHLAVDDVKSAMSTLIRGNELELAACVGLVLGEVANQSAAYCLELLARKYMTTPTWELSTDLLRMIPDNSILLAQLCAFYPGSVAEINQLHEQCGLPSMEECKTLAEAAQREGNVFSAVKFHLLSSEPENGLQIGITHVKEQLTGSDWTVDSIGPILDLMSYVRTECLTTARLTETRSELLILCGYIGGLLAIRRQYSSIVPALYEYTSQLLKRREVCVPLKIEQLSMELDAWQTCTQSNRNRPSECQKEEFSCLKRKIQPADSAASVSLGADHVTGSNLPSHSDVQLSCFTGHRIQGPVFLLEDGKSAISLNDALMWAKVNPFSPLGTGLRINPF encoded by the exons ATGGCCAAGGTGAAACAGGTGGGCTTGTTGGCGGCAGGCTGCCAACCCTGGAACAAAGATGTGTGCGCTGCCAGTGGGGACCGCTTTGCATACTGTGCTACTTTAGCCATTTACATCTACCAG CTGGACCAGCAGTATAACGAATTCAAGTTGATGTCCATCATGTCGGAACACAAGAAGACCATCACAGCAATCAGCTGGTGTCCTGACGACCCAGATCTGTTTGCGTCAGCCTCCGCTGACAACCTGCTCATCATATGGAACGTAGCGGAACAAAAGGCTGCGGCGCGACTGGACAACACTAAAG GTGTCCCTACGTCAGTCAGCTGGTGCTGGAATTCCGCTGATGGTGTGGCGTTTGTTTCCCAGCGCGGCCCACTGTATATCTGGGTCTATGGAGGCCCTGACCCCGGGGTCACAGTGCATAAAGAAGCCCACTCCTTCCTGTCTGACATTTGTCTCTTTAGATGGCATCCCAACAAAAAGGGAAAGCTGGTCTTTGGCCACACAGATGGAAGCTTGTCTATATTTCAGCCAG GGAGTAAAAGCCAAAAGCACGTGTTACGTCCAGAGTCCTTAGAGGGGACGGATGAGGAGGACCCAGTCAGCGCTCTGGAATGGGATCTTTTGTCAACCGACTATTTACTAG tgtcaAACCTTCATAACGGTATCAGGCTGGTGGACAGTGAGGCCTTGGCTTGCATCACGTCCTTCTGCTTcccttcagctgcagcttcagttCAGTGTCTGGCCTGGGTCCCTTCTGCACCAGGCATGTTCATCACTGGAG ATTCACAGGTTGGAGTTTTAAGGATGTGGAATGTGTCTCGCTCCACCCCCTTGGACAGCTTCAAACTAAAGAAGACCGGATTTCATGCTTTGCATGTCCTCAGCTCCTCTCCAACAAAGAAAG CTCAGAGTTCCTGTTCTCCAAGTAAATGTCATCACACCAGTTCCACAAGTGAAGCAGTTCCTCCCCCAATCCTGTCACAGAACCAGTCATTCTCTCTGCCCCCTGGTCATGCTGTGTGCTGCTTCATGGACGGAGGGGTTGGGCTCTATGACATGGGGGCCAAGAAGTGGGACTTCTTGCGAGACTTG GGTCACGTAGAGACGATCTTTGACTGTAAGTTTAAACCTGATGATCCCAACCTGCTGGCCACAGCTAGCTTTGATGGAACGATTAAAATCtgggacacaaacacattaacaGCTGTCAACACCTCGCCTGGAAACGAGGGCGTGGTCTACTCCCTGTGCTGGGCTCCAG GAGACCTGAACTGCATTGCGGGGGCGACGTCTCGTAACGGAGCATTCATCTGGGATGTGAGGAAAGGAAAGATCATCACTCGCTTTAATGAG CATGGTAAGAATGGCATCTTCTGTATATCATGGAGTCATAAGGACATGAAGAGGATTGCTACCTGTAGCGGAGATGGATTCTG CATTATCCGGACCATCGATGGTAAAGTCCTCCATAAATACAGACATCCTGCTGCGGTATTTGGATGTGACTGGAGCCAGAACAACAA GGATATGATAGCAACAGGCTGTGAAGACAAAAATGTCCGCGTGTACTACCTGGCCACAAGCTCTGATCAGCCGTTGAAGGTTTTCACCGGCCACTTGGCCAAGGTATTTCATGTTCGTTGGTCTCCATTGAGAGAGGGGATCCTGTGTTCCGGATCAGATGATGG TACTGTTCGTATTTGGGACTACACACAAGATGCATGTATCAATGTGCTGAGGGGTCATAAAGCTCCAGTCAGAGGCTTGATGTGGAACACAGAGGTTCCTTATCTCCTCATTTCAG GTTCTTGGGACTACACAATCAGAGTGTGGGACACGAGAGACGGCACGTGTCTCGATACAGTCTATGACCATGGAGCTGATGTCTATG GTTTAACATGCCATCAGAGTCGGCCGTTCACCATGGCCAGCTGTAGCAGAGACAGCACAGTGAGACTTTGGTCCTTGACTCCCCTCATTTCACCGCTGCTGCTGAACATCCTCACAGACCAGCCTTGGGAAAAGATCATCGGAAACACAG ACACAGCTATGGTTCCCGGCTCCCCGCCACTGCTCTGTGGTAAAGTGTCTCGGGACATCAAGCAGGAGTTGGACAAACTCAGTGTTGATATCAGGGCCAAGAAGCTAAGGTGTTTTTCTGAATGTTTTTCG cctccagggggcagcagcAACCTGTGGGACCTGGTGTCCGTCATCAACGGCCAGGACGACTCCCTGCTGCCAGCCAGCTACAGCAAGGGAGTGATGCACATGAAACACCTGCTCAAGTTCAAAACG TCTGAAGCCCAGGAGCTCACTATAGTCAAGATGTCTAAATTTGGTGGAGGAATCGGAGCTCCAAGTAAAGAGGAGAGGTTGAAAGAAGCAGCAGACATCCATCTCAGACTGGGACAGATTCAACGATACTGTGAATTAATGGTGGAGCTcggccag tgggAGAAAGCTTTATCTGTGGCGCCAGGCGTCTCCATGAGATACTGGAAGAAACTCATGCAGAG GAGAGCGGACCAGCTAATGGCTGAGGACAACGATGACACCATCCCTTACTGCGTAGCCATTGGAGACATAAAAAAACTCGTAACTTTCTTCACGGGACGGGGACAACTGCTTGAAGCCTTGATAATAGCGCAG GGGGCATCTGAAGGCAACATCCGTGAACCTCAGAGCTCTCCAGTCAACCACGTGACTAATGATGTGGACAACCGACAACAATATCAGAG CCTCCTCCATAATGTGTGCGGGGAACTAGCAGAGCGGTACTTCCAGGACAGATGCTCGGTCCTGGCCGCCTGCTGCCACCTGGCTGTGGACGACGTCAAG tCAGCCATGTCTACTCTGATCAGAGGTAATGAGCTGGAATTGGCTGCATGCGTGGGCCTCGTTCTGGGAGAggtagccaatcagagcgctgcGTACTGCCTCGAACTCTTGGCTCGCAAGTACATGACCACACCCACCTG ggagctgtcaaccgacctgCTGCGAATGATTCCCGACAACAGCATTTTGCTGGCTCAGCTTTGTGCCTTTTACCCAGGAAGTGTTGCTGAAATCAACCAGTTACATGAACAG TGCGGCCTGCCATCCATGGAGGAGTGCAAGACCTTGGCTGAAGCAGCTCAGCGTGAAGGAAACGTGTTTTCAGCAGTCAAATTCCACCTGCTGAGCTCCGAACCTGAGAACGGCCTTCAGATAGGCATAACTCACGTTAAAG AGCAGCTGACTGGATCTGATTGGACGGTGGATAGTATTGGGCCAATCCTTGATTTGATGAGTTATGTCAGAACCGAGTGCCTCACCACGGCCAGGCTGACTGA GACTCGTAGTGAGCTGTTGATCCTGTGTGGCTATATTGGAGGTCTGCTGGCCATTAGAAGACAGTACTCCAGTATAGTACCAGCACTCTACGAATAcaccag CCAGTTGTTAAAACGGAGGGAAGTGTGTGTTCCTCTGAAGATTGAGCAGCTGTCAATGGAGCTGGATGCCTGGCAGACCTGCACACAAAGTAACCGCAA CCGTCCATCAGAGTGTCAGAAAGAGGAGTTCAGCTGCCTCAAGAGGAAAATCCAGCCTGCAGACTCGG ccgcATCGGTCTCGCTCGGTGCAGATCACGTGACCGGCTCGAATCTGCCGAGCCATTCAGATGTTCAACTGTCCTGCTTCACCGGACACCggatacag GGTCCAGTGTTTTTACTGGAAGACGGCAAATCAGCGATCTCCCTCAACGACGCTCTGATGTGGGCTAAAGTTAATCCCTTCTCCCCTCTGGGAACAGGACTCCGTATTAACCCCTTctaa
- the hmgb2a gene encoding high mobility group protein B2a, which yields MKDRSKPKGKTSSYAYFVATCREEHKKKHPGVPVGFAAFSKKCSERWKTMSQREKVKFEDMAKSDKVRYEEEMKGYIPPMGVKTKKKKDPNAPKRPPSAFFVFCSEHRPKIKEEYPGSSIGDTAKKLGELWSTQSANDKAPYNAKAAKLKEKYEKDVASYKAKCGPGKSDAGKKGGPGRPAPKSAEQQDDDDDDEDEDDEDEDDDEDDDDD from the exons ATGAAGGACCGCAGTAAGCCGAAGGGAAAGACGAGCTCCTACGCGTACTTTGTGGCGACGTGCCGTGAGGAGCACAAGAAGAAGCACCCTGGCGTTCCCGTGGGCTTCGCTGCCTTCTCCAAGAAGTGCTCCGAGAGATGGAAG ACCATGTCACAAAGGGAGAAGGTGAAGTTTGAGGACATGGCTAAGAGTGACAAGGTGCGCTATGAAGAAGAGATGAAAGGCTACATTCCACCGATGGGTGTCAAGaccaagaagaaaaaagacccCAACGCTCCCAAGAGGCCTCC CTCTGCTTTCTTTGTGTTCTGCTCGGAGCACCGCCCCAAGATCAAGGAAGAGTACCCCGGCAGCTCCATCGGCGACACCGCCAAGAAGCTCGGCGAGCTGTGGTCTACGCAGTCTGCAAACGACAAGGCGCCGTATAATGCCAAGGCTGCCAAACTCAAGGAAAAATATGAAAAG GATGTTGCTTCGTACAAAGCAAAGTGTGGTCCGGGGAAGAGCGACGCTGGCAAGAAGGGCGGTCCGGGCAGGCCTGCCCCGAAGTCCGCGGAGCAgcaggacgacgacgacgacgacgaagatgaggacgacgaggacgaggacgacgacGAGGATGACGACGACGACTAA